Proteins from a single region of Caloramator sp. E03:
- the pdxS gene encoding pyridoxal 5'-phosphate synthase lyase subunit PdxS, producing the protein MERYQLNKDLAKMLKGGVIMDVTNPKEAEIAEKAGACAVMALERVPADIRKQGGIARMSDPKMIKEIKSAVSIPVMAKVRIGHFVEAQILESIGIDYIDESEVLTPADEMYHINKWDFKIPFVCGAKNLGEALRRIGEGAAMIRTKGEAGTGNVVEAVRHIRCIMDEIRKIKNSPQEELMTIAKDLSAPYDLVEYVWKEGKLPVVNFAAGGIATPADAALMMQLGAEGVFVGSGIFKSQNPEKRARAIVLATTYYNDPKVIAEVSEDLGEAMYGLDINKIDNRLSERGW; encoded by the coding sequence ATGGAGAGGTATCAACTTAATAAAGATCTTGCAAAAATGCTTAAAGGTGGAGTAATTATGGATGTTACAAACCCTAAGGAAGCTGAAATAGCTGAAAAGGCTGGAGCCTGTGCAGTTATGGCACTTGAAAGGGTTCCTGCTGATATTCGAAAGCAAGGTGGCATTGCAAGAATGTCAGATCCTAAAATGATAAAGGAGATAAAATCTGCTGTATCAATACCTGTTATGGCAAAGGTAAGAATTGGTCATTTTGTTGAAGCTCAGATACTTGAGTCAATTGGTATTGATTATATTGATGAGAGTGAAGTTTTAACTCCTGCTGATGAAATGTATCACATTAACAAATGGGATTTTAAAATACCTTTTGTTTGTGGTGCCAAAAATCTTGGAGAAGCTTTAAGAAGAATAGGGGAAGGAGCGGCAATGATCAGGACAAAAGGAGAAGCCGGAACGGGAAATGTTGTTGAGGCAGTTAGACATATAAGATGTATTATGGATGAAATAAGGAAGATAAAAAATTCTCCCCAAGAAGAACTTATGACAATCGCTAAAGATTTATCTGCACCTTATGATTTGGTTGAATATGTATGGAAGGAAGGAAAACTTCCAGTTGTTAATTTTGCTGCGGGTGGAATTGCAACGCCAGCTGATGCAGCTTTAATGATGCAGCTGGGTGCAGAAGGGGTATTCGTAGGCTCAGGTATTTTTAAATCACAAAACCCAGAAAAGAGGGCAAGGGCTATAGTCTTAGCTACAACTTATTATAATGATCCAAAGGTAATAGCTGAAGTATCAGAAGATTTGGGAGAAGCAATGTATGGATTAGATATAAATAAAATAGATAATAGACTATCTGAAAGAGGATGGTAA